In a genomic window of Natranaerobius trueperi:
- the yfcE gene encoding phosphodiesterase, with protein sequence MKIGLISDTHGSSIAFEKAEAILKNCDVILHGGDILYHGPRNPLPDGYDPQKLSHILNNLEQPIYMVQGNCDSKVDQMVLNKPILSPFFHTNLDNLNILLLHGEDYNEIDLVQLAKDYNVKCVITGHTHIPVIKEVEGILLINPGSPSIPKTEDKVPTIGLIDTEENKVQIISNDDKTIKKVYHLY encoded by the coding sequence ATGAAAATAGGATTGATTAGTGATACGCATGGTAGTTCAATAGCTTTTGAAAAAGCTGAAGCTATACTTAAAAATTGTGATGTGATATTGCATGGAGGTGATATTTTATACCACGGTCCGAGAAATCCACTTCCTGATGGTTATGATCCACAAAAATTGTCTCATATACTTAATAACTTAGAACAACCAATATATATGGTTCAGGGTAATTGTGATTCAAAAGTTGATCAAATGGTTTTAAATAAACCAATTTTATCACCTTTTTTTCATACTAATTTAGATAATCTTAATATTTTGTTATTACATGGAGAAGATTATAATGAGATCGACTTAGTTCAGCTCGCGAAAGACTATAACGTAAAATGTGTTATTACTGGTCATACACATATACCAGTGATAAAAGAGGTTGAAGGAATATTATTAATAAACCCAGGATCCCCTTCAATCCCAAAAACCGAAGATAAAGTACCGACAATAGGTTTGATAGATACTGAAGAAAATAAAGTCCAAATTATTTCTAATGATGATAAAACAATAAAAAAAGTATATCATTTGTATTAG